Proteins encoded in a region of the Zea mays cultivar B73 chromosome 2, Zm-B73-REFERENCE-NAM-5.0, whole genome shotgun sequence genome:
- the LOC100284997 gene encoding Non-specific lipid-transfer protein precursor, protein MRVLSVAVALVVVVAAACLAAPRGADGAGECGATPPDTVALRLAPCASAAEDPGSAPSGSCCSAVHAIGKQSPRCLCAVMLSNTARSAGIKAEVAITIPKRCNLADRPVGYKCGDYTLP, encoded by the exons ATGAGGGTTCTCTCTGTTGCGGTCGCTCTGGTCGTGGTGGTGGCCGCGGCCtgcctcgccgcgccgcggggCGCGGACGGCGCGGGCGAGTGCGGTGCGACGCCGCCGGACACGGTGGCGCTGAGGCTGGCGCCGTGCGCGTCGGCGGCGGAGGACCCCGGCTCCGCGCCGTCCGGCTCCTGCTGCAGCGCGGTGCACGCCATCGGGAAGCAGAGCCCCAGGTGCCTCTGCGCCGTCATGCTGTCCAACACCGCCAGGAGCGCCGGGATCAAGGCCGAGGTCGCCATCACCATCCCCAAACGCTGCAACCTCGCCGACCGCCCCGTTGGCTACAAGTGCGGAG ATTACACTCTGCCATGA
- the LOC103646488 gene encoding serine/threonine-protein kinase SAPK4: protein MEYAAGGELFDRIVDRGRFSEDEARYFFQQLICGVSYCHHMEICHRDLKLENVLLDGSPAPRLKICDFGYSKSSVLHSRPKSAVGTPAYIAPEVLSRKILN from the exons ATGGAGTATGCGGCTGGTGGTGAACTATTTGATCGAATCGTCGATCGTGGGCGATTTAGCGAGGATGAG GCCAGGTATTTCTTCCAGCAGTTGATCTGTGGAGTGAGCTATTGCCATCACATG GAAATATGTCATAGAGATTTGAAGCTGGAGAATGTTCTCTTGGATGGCAGCCCAGCTCCACGTCTTAAGATATGTGATTTTGGCTACTCCAAG TCATCAGTACTACATTCAAGGCCAAAGTCAGCAGTGGGTACACCAGCATATATTGCACCAGAGGTGCTTTCTCGGAAAATATTGAATTAA